One window of Cryptococcus neoformans var. grubii H99 chromosome 11, complete sequence genomic DNA carries:
- a CDS encoding signal recognition particle receptor subunit alpha, producing MLDHISISHQSGLVLWSRAFTPTFETLANTPNSPINALVKSTFIEGKAMANGEEQGLEKDGYSVRWSVDNGLGLVFVVVFPALLPLTYVPALLERTKALFLALFQPYVTSLIESLSSGGASAGSALKQLKEKIVEERWDEVWDRCFRNCEGEKKSRSTLVKQRVSDGANPAISSADTSDVDVGSQPAVSAEEIAKNVQSLKAKMKGGKRRGVRDGLSPSPSPSPSRKPPVNATSKLMRRWGDSPVTADDMAALDYSTPAPDSSANDTVSVDKESLVSSEALGTRNETGAYQVADWDFRRAPVTSQENLPSEEEIIARGTSRLSLNRATDDGSSQSSWTSMFSRLTGSKILTRNDLAPVLVEMEKHLMSKNVAKDIAEKLCDSVGAALVGKKLGGLSSVKSEVQSVLSTSLTRVLTPKTSTDILLEIQRKRSSHLATLSATSSSLDSGPDPYTMTFVGVNGVGKSTNLSKVCFWLLQNGLRVLIAACDTFRSGAVEQLRVHVRNLGALGEEMGQGKGKRIELFERGYGKDAAGIAKDAITYAKEHAFDVVLIDTAGRMQDNEPLMRALAKLVTVNNPDKIVFVGEALVGNEAVDQLTKFDRALRDFSGAGVGGVARKRGIDGIILTKFDTIDDKVGAALSMTYITGQPILFVGCGQTYTDLRQLRVNHIVQALLS from the exons ATGCTCGATCACATATCGATATCACACCAAA GCGGCCTCGTCCTTTGGTCTCGCGCCTTTACCCCCACTTTTGAAACTCTTGCCAATACACCCAATTCTCCTATTAATGCGCTTGTCAAGTCTACATTCATTGAGGGCAAGGCGATGGCgaatggagaagagcaaggtttggagaaggacggCTATAGTGTCAGATGGAGTGTAGACAATGGCTTAGGTCTTGTATTTGTC GTGGTTTTTCCTGCGCTACTTCCTCTGACATACGTTCCTGCTCTCTTAGAGCGTACCAAGGCATTAtttctcgccctcttccAGCCTTATGTCACATCATTAATCGAATCTCTGTCTTCTGGCGGTGCTTCCGCAGGATCAGCTTTAAAACAgctcaaggaaaagattgtggaagagagatgggatGAAGTATGGGATAGGTGCTTTAGAAACTGCGAAGGG gagaagaagtcaCGAAGTACATTGGTAAAACAGAGAGTCTCAGATGGAGCCAATCCTGCCATTTCCAGTGCCGATACTTCAGACGTTGATGTCGGATCACAACCAGCGGTCAGTGCAGAAGAGATTGCAAAGAATGTACAATCTTTgaaagcgaagatgaaagGCGGAAAAAGGCGTGGCGTGCGTGATGG ACTGAGcccttccccctccccgtCACCATCTCGAAAGCCCCCTGTAAACGCAACTTCCAAACTTATGCGTCGTTGGGGCGACTCTCCAGTGACCGCTGACGATATGGCTGCTCTCGATTACTCCACCCCTGCTCCCGATTCGTCAGCAAACGATACGGTTTCCGTAGATAAAGAATCCCTCGTTTCCTCGGAGGCTCTAGGTACAAGGAATGAGACGGGAGCGTATCAAGTGGCAGATTGGGATTTCCGACGGGCACCTGTGACTTCTCAGGAGAATCTTCCCTCCGAGGAAGAGATCATTGCGCGCGGTACATCCCGTCTTTCCCTGAACCGGGCAACAGATGATGGGTCAAGTCAAAGTTCTTGGACTAGCATGTTTTCAAGACTTACAGGAAGCAAGATCCTGACTCGGAATGACCTAGCCCCGGTGTTGGTCGAAATGGAGAAGCATTTGATGTCCAAGAATGTGGCCAAGGATATTGCTGAAAAGTTATGCGATAGCGTAGGCGCTGCCCTGGTTGGGAAAAAACTTGGTGGCCTGAGCAGCGTCAAGTCGGAAGTTCAATCTGTTCTTTCCACGTCGCTTACGCGTGTGCTCACGCCAAAGACGTCTACTGATATCCTGTTGGAAATTCAACGCAAGCGATCCTCTCATCTCGCAACCCTCAGCGCtacatcctcctcgctcGACTCTGGTCCCGACCCTTACACCATGACATTTGTTGGTGTCAATGGTGTAGGTAAATCTACAAATCTGTCCAAAGTCTGTTTCTGGCTCCTTCAAAACGGACTGAGGGTACTAATCGCCGCCTGTGATACCTTTCGAAGCGGTGCGGTGGAACAGCTCCGAGTCCATGTGAGGAATTTGGGTGCTCTGGGGGAAGAAATGGGTCAAggcaaggggaagaggattgaaCTGTTTGAAAGAGGGTATGGGAAGGATGCCGCCGGCATTGCCAAGGACGCTATTACCTACG CTAAAGAGCACGCATTCGATGTCGTCCTCATCGACACTGCAGGTAGAATGCAGGATAACGAACCACTTATGCGCGCATTGGCCAAACTTGTTACGGTGAACAACCCGGATAAAATTGTTTTTGTAGGCGAGGCATTGGTTGGGAACGAGGCAGTGGACCAGTTGACAAAGTTTGACCGGGCGTTGAGGGATTTCTCTGGAGCC
- a CDS encoding ATP synthase mitochondrial F1 complex assembly factor 2 yields the protein MASFRITARPFLAALTPVPRAYRPAAICARTFSTSFARWAVVKDGPPVTQTNRAEQTLRRFWKTVNISATPSDGYLITLDHRALKTPFGAKLEIPKERRLLAALIANEWENQDEVLKQHALPVTSLASRAIDGLSEGPTRPAVIDALLKYLETDTILYPHDAPPPLVRLQKEHWDPLYKWLKEDFGVELQLAQGFGAVKLSDENMEKLKKVVETMDGWELAAFERAVYATKSFVIALALCRGRLTAHEAAQASHVEVSSQIERWGEVEDTHDVDYQDIRRALGSAACLLIKS from the exons ATGGCATCGTTCCGAATCACTGCCCGTCCGTTTCTGGCGGCGCTTACGCCTGTGCCTCGTGCTTATAGGCCGGCCGCCATTTGTGCCAGAACATTTTCGACCAGCTTTGCCAGATGGGCAGTAGTTAAAGACGGACCGCCCGTCACTCAAACCAACC GTGCAGAGCAGACTCTTCGTCGTTTCTGGAAGACAGTCAACATCTCGGCTACTCCTTCAGATGGTTACCTCATCACCCTTGATCATCGCGCACTAAAAACTCCTTTCGGGGCCAAACTTGAAATTccaaaagagagaaggctGCTTGCAGCCTTGATAGCCAATGAATGGGAGAATCAGGATGAGGTTCTGAAGCAACATGCTCTGCCTGTG ACTTCGTTGGCATCTCGAGCAATAGACGGTCTCTCGGAAGGACCCACTCGCCCTGCCGTAATTGATGCTCTCTTGAAATATCTCGAGACCGACACCATTCTCTACCCCCACGAcgcgcctcctcctctcgtcCGTTTACAAAAGGAACATTGGGACCCTCTGTATAAGTGGTTAAAAGAAGATTTTGGTGTAGAACTTCAATTGGCACAAGGCTTTGGCGCCGTTAAGCTGTCCGATGAAAATATGGAGAAACTGAAAAAAGTGGTGGAGACAATGGACGGGTGGGAGCTTGCAG CCTTTGAGCGGGCAGTGTACGCCACTAAATCATTTGTGatcgccctcgccctctgTCGCGGTCGTTTAACGGCCCATGAAGCGGCTCAGGCCAGCCATGTTGAAGTGAGCAGTCAAATTGAACGTTGGGGAGAAGTTGAAGACA CGCATGATGTGGACTATCAAGATATCCGACGGGCCCTTGGCAGCGCTGCTTGCCTTTTGATCAAGTCATAA
- a CDS encoding large subunit ribosomal protein L1 gives MISSSIRVSGRSLTQVIRPAVASASFSTTATAGARVQKKQSKKKIANPDALSASEATRVLRALEVAHPTSTYSLTLHTKSHKSALPIRGSFTLPLDPRRTSETILVFAEPSSPSATLAKEAGAAYVGGDELFEPVLSGKIHPTRCLATPGMMPAVTRSLARFLGPKGLMPVAKRGGVAEGEELAERIRDAAGKMEYRADKQGIVKVNVARVDFGIPSVESNIKSFIQTVRDNQAAANQTDDPLAAAGKSKKKKGSSITSVILESTNGPSIELNDVL, from the exons ATGATCTCTTCAAGCATTCGAGTCTCAGGCAGATCGCTCACACAAGTGATT CGCCCTGCTGTCGCTTCGGCTTCGTTCTCGACCACAGCTACTGCTGGAGCGCGTGTTCAAAAGAAgcaaagcaagaagaagatcgcTAATCCGGACGCCTTGTCTGCTTCTGAAGCAACTCGAGTTCTCCGT GCTTTGGAAGTTGCCCATCCAACGTCTACTTATTCTTTGACACTCCATACCAAGTCCCATAAATCAGCACTTCCTATCCGTGGCTCTTTCACCCTTCCTCTGGATCCACGTAGAACATCAGAAACAATTCTTGTTTTCGCCGAACcgtcctctccttctgctaCTCTTGCCAAAGAGGCAGGCGCAGCGTATGTCGGAGGTGATGAACTATTCGAGCCCGTGCTGAGCGGTAAAATCCACCCTACGAGATGTCTTGCAACTCCTGGGATGATGCCTGCTGTAACTAGGTCTCTTGCCAGATTCTTGGGTCCGAAAGGTCTCATGCCGGTCGCCAAACGAGGTGGTGTAgctgaaggcgaagaatTGGCAGAGAGGATCAGAGATGCGGCCGGAAAAATGGAGTACAGGGCAGACAAACAAGGGATCGTCAAGGTTAATGTTGCGAGAGTAGATTTTGGTATTCCTTCGGTGGAAAGCAACATTAAATCGTTCATACAGACTGTTAGAGACAACCAGGCTGCTGCGAACCAAACAGACGACCCGCTTGCTGCCGCTggaaagagcaagaagaagaagg GCTCATCCATCACCTCTGTGATCTTGGAATCAACAAATGGACCTAGTATAGAATTGAACGATGTGCTTTAA